AGAACAATGCAGGCCTCTGAATAGTTTTGAAGATTCACCAACCATcctgtttaaaaccattaataAAGCGTAACTCTTCTCTGCTAGGATGGAATATCACTCTAAATGATGctgctgaaattcagaaagCCAACAGTGATTCATGTACCAGCAAACAAATTAAGATATTAAAACTGATAAGCACTACTTATATGAAGGAATATAACTTTAATCATACCTAGTCTTGAGAAATGTCCTCTAAAGAATGCAAGATATTCAGTCATTTTAATGTCGAGTCCATCTTTGCTGATGTTTACATAGCTGTAACTGCTTTTATGGAAAAACAGCATTAGAAAACTATATACTTTTAGCTACTCGAAATGAGGACAGGCAGCACAACACCAATAGGCAACAACTTGTGACACCATTAGCTTCTCTGTTAACTCATAAGTAAATTGCACATCTTGATACAACAGCTAACACCTACAGTCCAATGAATCGGCTGATGTAAATCTGTGGTGTCAAGATTGatgaacaacagcaacaacGACGAGATTAACTTCTCCAGCTTGGGGCTGAAAAAAGTTTAAGACTATAAAGTTCATAAAGTACCTGCAGCAGTCAGATACCTTCCACAAAATACAGTTTGCTGCACATAACATCAAGAACTGCACTAGCACCTGGTTTGTACTTAAAAAATTTGTCATTATATTGGTTAAAAGCATAAAAACCCCCTAGCTTCACCATTAATACTTAAAAAATGTAGTTCtacaaatgtaatttatttaagGATCTAATGTAGGTTGCATTTTCACTAGGACACTGCAGCAAGTTACACAAGTCTTTCAGGTATGAACGGGTCTTCAAGGCAGTGATTAATGTCTAATGTGATAGAAGTGGACAAAGATATCCCATGCTTAAATTTGCATATTGCAAAATAGACCAGCAGTCATAAATCTGATGCATATAGATACTAGTAACTATTCAACTCTTAAATataagggggtttttttgctcctGTGCTTGTCAGTTTCCACAACTCCAAGAACTGTTTCCTTATTACATGACTGCACAAGCTGCGTACTTGAGAGCGCCTTGTTTTCACGTGAACTACAGTCTGAGAAATCACTTACAGGTACAAGCCACTCTACAGCCGATTACTTCAAGCTTTTCTTCATCATGCAAAGTAATTCTGATCTGTTGCAGGTTTTGTTATCTCCTGACTCTGAAAATGATACATTATCAAAGATTTAGTTACGGTTAGTGAAAGACTGGTAATTCCTCTTATCTCTATTTTAAAGAGTAATTCTAGCTAAATCTAATTAGGAAGACCTTTAGATCCTAAATAAACCATcataaaagcaaacattaaaaaaaaaaaaaaatccatgataCACACCTCACTTCACTAAACTAGTGCAAGTTTACAGATAGATGAGACCTCAGCAATTTAAGAACACTTTGAAATTAGTTTGGCTAATCAGAATTAAGCCACTAGCTTGCCATAGACAGCTTGGAGAGAATACGGCTTGCTAGAAACAAGCTGGACCAGTCAGAACAGACAGGTGTACTGGGAGCAGAAGGGCATAAACGGAGACGGCTACAGAGGCTTCACTGGGGggagtttgggtttgttttgagTAACACCACCACTGTTTACATACTCAGCACTGAAAGCTGATGGCAATCTGTAcaggagacaggaaaaaaaaggcagtttataACGTTATCTCCCCCGCAATCTCCATTTCTACACAAATAATTGCAATTCAATATTAACACGGTGTCGAGTTTTCTGAACCCTGAATCAGATAGTCTTTTCTTTAGAGAAAAGTTCCCTAGTAACATTAAACTTTTGCATTAGGTTATTCAAGGGAATGCATCGAGAGACGAAGCAGCACCGTCAGCCACGAAGCACCCACTTTCTGGGCCTGACAGATTCTGTCCCCCACATCTACAGCCAGCGCGAAGAGGGATGGTATAGCTGCAAACCGCGCCCCTCCTCCGCCTCTGGCGCACAGCCCTATCGCAGTTCTGTCCAGGGTGAAGGTATATGTACAAGTTAATCCCTCATTTTTCAATTAAATCTTTCAAATTTGTAAATTAAACAAGTTCCAAGACATTTAGTAACAAAATTGAAAGAACTATTCAGACTCATATTTTTGCCCTTTACATACAAGTATTTCTTGAGCATGTTGCATCAGAAAGAATAGAGATTCACAACGTTCTCATGTCTGCATAGCGTTgagaagaattttaattttctgagttGTTGGTATCACAGAGAACTTGCGTTTGATACAAGCTACCTTATTACACAGCAAAAAAATGATCATTTACAGcgttaaaatacagcaaattgGGGTGTTTGCAATTTGTGAACGAGACAGTATCACTAATACAAGGTTAttcctggagggaaaaaaaaaatgaccaaACTATTagtcttcaaaataattaaCACAGGATTTAGAGAGAActatttttaatccatttttataataaaaaaactTAAGTCTGTTTTCTTAAGACCTAAACTATCTGTTGAGAAGACACGATTTTGATGGTCATCAAAATTTAACTATTTCTAAGGGAAATTCATTATTCAGGTGTTCTCAGACACTCATCCATCCAGCTTTATGCGCACAAAACCATTAGTACCAATAAAGGCTGGGTTATTAAGCCTGGCAATATATAGCATCTTTCTCCACTTGAAGCAAACAGAATTTGCACAAATTGCAGACTTTAAGCACCTGACAGTGCTTTACTAATCCTATCGTAGTTTCCATTTTTACGAAAAATGGATTAAAACCTCTTAAGAATCTTCACTTGTACCTTCTGTAAAATTCAGCCATATTCTCAGTAATGCTGCTATTGAGGTTAGAAGTGCTCAGAGACTTTATTCTCTAGCCAGCTGCATTAACAAAACTATATTCCCCATTATTTTAGTCTACATTTAAACATGCTAGGAGTCACCTTGCCTCACAGGGAGTAAGAGGGAAAGCAGCCACTCTTCAAGTGCAGGTGTCAAAATAGCCTAGAATCCAATGCGTCACTAGAATCCCAGAGACAAATTAAGGCTCAACACACCCCTATAAAGTGCAGAAATTAAAGATTCGGTGAATTTCTGTACCGTGTCTGAACAATGACTTAGCAAAGTTTCTGCGTGATTCATTTTTACAACGACACAATACCCTCAAACAGGTTCAGACATCGAAATCACACTGAGGTTATTGCCATTTCAGAACCAAGCGTGAGGCAGCTGATGTATTTTAGTAGTTGCCTGCAAATTCAGGAACTGTTGCACTACAAGCCTACCTTTTTGTCAAAGGACTATTATAACTTTTGAGCCAAGTTATTATTTCAGGACTCCCTATTGCCTGACAAGACAGGTCACGTTCTGTCATCTCAATAATCCCGTTAACAGTGAAGACGGTGAAACTGGGCAGGGGGGACAAGACGACACTACATCGGCTAAAACTAACAGACTCAGTATACAGTGAGCTACAAAATCATTTCAAGGACATCTCTTGGTACATCTATGCTACGTATAGGAAAGTTTATTAGAATGACTTACACAAAAAAAGCGCCTTATTTCACGGagatcaatttttaaaatacttactgctttttcatttgtagAACAGCACACCTATGGCTTCTAAAGCGACTGGAACACTGACTAACCATGCTTTAGTTTAGAAGACTAAGACATTCTTCAGCCAATTACTATCCAGAGAAATTCTTCTACTTAGTGGTCCCTCATAACTTGGCTCTTTAAGATTGCAGACTTGCATTAAGGATGGTTGTAATCCATGAACTGTAAACATGGATCAGTTAACCTAAACAGGAATGGAAATGTCTTGAAATCATTTAAGCGTGCATGAATAAGGGGAGTAAGAGAGGGTAATAAAATTAAGCAGGAGTCGTCAATATCTAAGACCAAGACAAATTCAGTCATTCAAGTGTCTCCTCCCCTCTTCCGTACAACGTTTGACAGTGAAATCAAACTCACCCATTTAGCTGCCTTCATCACTTTGCCCCTGCAGGCTAAAAAGGCATTCCCAGTAAGAGTTCTttcaataaaaagcaaatcctttaaatgaaaatttaaatttattttgaaatttttatacGTCATTTCTATCAATTTAGACACACTGTTTGACATTATCAGATCAGAGAATTTACAGTGACTTATGGTTAAAGATTTGGCTTTTACATTCAAATGTTAAGTACGTCAGAATAGCTTTGTCTCATTATTTCCAAACCAGAAACACTAaagagcattttattttgcctttcaaCCATCTTTGTTAATTAACAGACTTTGATATTGGCTGTACTTGAAGAGGAACATGCACAACACCgaagaaattactttgaatGAAGTGAGTACCTTAATTACAGTTCCAGATTTAAGACTAGTTCATTGTAGCATCAAAAGGCAGTGCTAAGTAGaaagacaagatttttttttaaaaatatattttcctcagGTAGACTGCAGAGCCTGACCTACTTGGAAAGCCTCTTTACGAAGACAAAAAGGTCTTGCTATCCAGCGTTAGAATCACACAGTCTTAGAAGTTTAGCAAGTTTTGTCCagttttcataattattttggaaacagtATTACAGGATTCCATTGCTATCCTAACACTGCCCTTTTATGAGTGGTTAACAATGAAATTCATCTATCAGACTTAAAAATTGTGTTGATTTTATTGCTTACTATAGCTTATTCTCCTACTCTCTAGCACTAACTTGAAACCAGATAAACAGAAGACTTGCAGGGAAGAGATCAGATCAGTTTGCCCATTCCGGTAAGGGGAGCACCCCTCAAGCACAAACATCATCATTTACTGTTCCGATGTGAATGTCAGACCGCCACTCTCCAAGGGGGACAGCCTCCCACCACGCATCTCAAAAGTTCAGAACCCCTCCAATTGGCAAGAACAATGCAAGCTCCAAAACCCTGGAAAAAAGCTTATGAATTTTAGAGTACAGCTTTTATGATATGCTGACAGGGGGAATCTCACAGTGAGGTACTCAAAGAGTTAAGATTCCTTTGCATACACCCTTAGTAtaacaggctgctgctgccttctgtcaGCAAGCAGTGCATCATGGAAGATCTGGGGCCACAGCACGACTTTGTGCTAGAGTCAAGCATTTGCAACATTAACAaatttggggggcgggggggaggttttttaacagcaaaatacTTCAAGTCTCACATAATGCATTTTCTCCCCCACCTTTATTTTCACTGGCTGATGGAACATCATTACCAGTGTGCCAGGAATGCTCTCTCCCCCGATTCCAGAAGTCTGCTGCATTTCAAGAGTCACAGGCACACTCCCTGCTCAGGAACACGCAGCAGAACAAGCATGAAAGGTCTGTTCTATCGGTTTTAGAAGCCATataataaatatgtatgtaaTCTTAGCCTTCCCTGTTGGTAAAGTCTGTTACCCTAGTTAATCCACAGGTTTGATGATATGTATCTCAACACCCAATGAAACACATGTATTCATAAGCCTTTAAAGTATAGAGAAAACTCAGTTCTGTCCTCTGATGCTGTTTTCAAGTTTGCTTTATTCACTCTTTTGGATGACTATAAATAAGTGTTTCCACTATGGAAAAGAAAGTTAGCACAGTACATTTTCATGACTGGGGAATGAATTTTCTGAAGACATCTTCAAAAGGGCAAAAGCTTAGAAAAAACAACCTGAACGTTTAATTCAGTTCCTTATAAAGTCccttgtaaaaaaagaaaaaaaaagaaaaagaaagaaaaaagtaaaggaaaaactgCAAGGCCCAGGAtgatttattgcttttcttcagttttttcctTGGTCTCTTTCTTCTCAGATTCTTTGCTCTCTTCCTTTACAGAAAGCTCTTCTAGTTTTTCAGCAACTTTATCAGCACTATCATTTTTGTCTGTGCCTGCTAAGAGATTGATTGGGAAAAAAGTTACATACAGGCAGTAACAGATTTTCCTGTTACAGGGGAAAGAGCGGAGAAGTGGGGGGtgagggaggtggggagagacAGCTGGTATATAGAACAACAAAAGTAAGGGAATTCTCCACTGAGTGCTGCAGTGATTCATTCCACTCCTTTTCCTTTGGTAATTACCCCAGATGTCAGAATTCAAGAAATACCCCTCGGGTGTTTTAATCACCAAACGAGGGCCTAGTCATAGTGACTGAAACACATGTAACATTTGGTCAGCTTCGCTACTACCAGTAACAGACTCCAGGCAGCATCCAGTCAAGTGCCTCAAGTCCCTAGCTTCTTGcctaccttaaaaaaaaaatccacaaaaatcAAGTTCCCCAGTTTGAAACTGGAGAATAAGAAGTTTTGAAGACTGAAAAATTCTGATCTAAATATACTGAAGAGCACTGACTGCAGCCACTAGTAATCTATAATTTAGAAAGATAGAACTGTTTTACATGTCGAGATATCTTGTCACACAGGCAACTCCTCAAGGCTGTGCCTTAATCTACCGACTAGAAAGACCTGTGAAGAAACCTACAACTTCATACACATTAACAACCATAAAAATTAAGTATTCTACTGGCATGATTATATATTTGTGAAGCTTGGGAAGGGGAACTGGAAGGACGCAGTGCTCACAGTTTGTTTGTGTACTATAAACCAGAAATGCTTCCTTAGCAGCCTTTCTAAAAAAGCAATGTCCCAACAGCAGTTGTAACAGCCTTCTACAAGGAAGAAGGCAATTGTCATTCCTGGGAACTATTACTCTCGCAGACAGAAAAAGCACCTGAACTGAAGACTGCAGTTCAGTACAGAGTGAGTCTGCTAAAACACAGCCATACTCCAGGGGGCTATAACCGCTCAAACAGCTAGAAAAAGTGGCATGGTGCTACACTTAGACTTTTAACCTTACCTTTCTTTGCTCTCTTGTCTACTTCATTCCTGCATTCTTCAAATTTTGCCTTGAATTTCTGTGCATCTATTTCAGtaaagacagaatatttttttcattagttttatCTCCTTGCAACACCGAATACTTCCAACCTTGAGGAAAGATACCTGAGAAGTTCTGTGTAAACAAAACCTGTAGGCACTCATGAAGTAATCCAATTTAAAATCATACAAGATGCTATTCAAAATTCTTGAATCACATTTTTGTGCAGaagtagtttattttctttagcaagTCTATTAAAGCAgcttattttgcaaaatacttaaaacataACGCCAGAGAAAACTGCTTGGTAGTTACTGCGACTCCCCGCTGTCCCTAGCCTACAGGAACATGTCAGAGACTGCTGATAGGACTATCTGTGTGCAAAAGACTCAAGATTAGCTTGAACTACTATCCTGTCAGCTACATTATACCCTAAAAGACTTCCATGTCCTTACCGTAACTTAGGGTTCTTAGCATCAAGAATGGAAGATAAAGCCTGTTGCATTAGTACAGCATTCAGGTTCAATAGCCAAAGGCCTGGACTCAAGCTATTCCTCACTCCAACAGCTAAGGAAGTGTAGCCTCCATTATGTTCTGGTCTAAGCCACCACTTGATTTAACAGTCATTCCAAGCAGGGGATCAAGTTGCAGTAATGTTTTGACACAAGTAAAACAAGCAACATGACACAAAAGCGGATCAGGCAAGGTACCTTCCAACACCACAACTATAGAGGAGGTAAGCTGGTATGCCAGCTTGCTCTGACCACAGGAGGTCACTGTTGCCCCACAGGAATTCAGAAGCCACTATGAAACTAGTCCAGGAAGTATTTGTATTGATTCCTTTTCAAGcatctcaaaaagaaaagacactTGAAGGGCATATTATGTCTGTTCACCTGTCATCTGCTTAGTCAGTACTGCAAAGGGGGAACAGGCAAAGAGGACTGCTCCCTCAAGACAAAACACTCCAGATGAACAACCTCCACCAGAAAGAGGGAAAGGCTTTTCAAAGATGAGCAAATAGTTACCAAAAGcctttaatttcatatttgatTAAGGAAGAAGCACTGAGCAGGTGGATCAGAAAGATCTATTTGGCTAAACAATATAATGTTGGAGACTTGAGGGAAAGGAAGCAAGCAAGATATACTAAGTTCTTCCCAGACTTAGGCATATCCatctagttttaaaatatgcagcCACTTTATGAGCCATCCAGCACGTCAGGAGAAGAGGTGGCTAACAAGCTAAATTTGTATGGCAAACAGTAAAGCAGGAAATGcaacaatatttttcctttcgttttgctgcttttttcaaggaaaaaacccacttcttGGGTTCAGTCCTAAGCAGCTAGGAAAgccatgctgccatccagcCCTACAAGCTGATCCATACGTAATTACAGACCTACCTtctgctcaggtggccaaggtaGTCACTCCAGAAAACCCACCACCTAGTATGATAGTTGGGTTTCACTAGCACTTTTCACTGAGCATTCCATTTAATCAAAACAAAGATACCAAAACAAGGCAACAaccaaataaaaccagattttctGCAAATGCAGGTGGACCAGAAGTCGCAGGTCAGTATTTCCTTGCTTCTAATGCAGAAATGTGATCTTAACTACCATTGAGCACCTGagataaatgaaaacaagctgTGTGTATTAATCTCACCGCACAGCATTACTGCTTTTAGTTTTATTCTAAGTGGCATTACACTTGCATGAAACAGCTTAAGTTTAAAAAAGTGCCTCAGGGAGAAAGCTCTATAATTACACTGTTTGTCAACACATACAGTTAAATGATTAACTGACTTTCTCTCAGTTAAAGCAGTAATTAGCTGACACACCATGCAGTGGTAAGATATAGCATATCTACAACAGCGGTTTACAGTAGCCTTTAGCAACGTAGTGTAACATAACAGTATACAATCAACTTAAGTTCAGTGCCAGTCCACTcactttctgcatttaaaaatcgGATTGCCAGAAGTTCAGGCTTGGGGCTTTCATCTGCAAAGTCAGCATGTGTGTTCCAGACCCATGCCCTGTCGCTCCCAGCGTTAGGCTTCAGCTCCATTAAGGGTGtgactgaaaagaaagcattaaaagatGTACACAGCACAATAGTAAATGTTTTCCACACCAGCCTCCACAAATCTTATTGACAACTGACTGCAATGGTTATGTAAAGCACTTTACACAGAATTACTTTTGGATAAATAGAAGACAATTGGTGCCCAcatatatttttccttacatCCTCAAATAAGATGATGTAAGACCATTACTGTACACAAGAATGCTAAATTCCCTATTGTTACAGAACTGAGAGTTTAATTCAACTCTTGTTTAAAACGGATGACTGATACTAAGAGAGATGCAGTCACTAAGCACAGCTCGGAAGAACAGTCAGTTTAGGAGGAGAAGGCATCCAGACAAACAGCATCCATTCTTCTTTTGCAGattgaaaatacagcaaaaagtttttataaaaaaagctttattccTACAATTAGTCATCAAACCAGGTTAATTTCCCTCCCATCAGTTTAAAGCTCTGCTACAAGATATTACAaatcctgcagtgctgcaggatgGGCACAGCATATTTTCAGTCCATTTGTTCTCTCCCAGTAAATTGAGCCCTTTCTCTCCAAGACCCTGTCATTACTTCACCTCACTGACTTAAGAAGTTGGAATGTTTTCTCACACTACTCAGACTTTTTACATTACACACACAAAGtttaagcaggtttttttttcctcctggacCCCTGGGTCCTTTGTTTAGTTTGGGAGAAGTCTGTAGAGTCTACTcagtttcttgcatttttaaaatttagacatcaaattacattttgctttgtttaatgttttgcaaaaatGAAGCATCCTTTTGTCTGCCTGTGAGTCAGCATAAAttcaatgaagaaattaaacagttcttccagaaaaaaaccttttgagATGAACACTAGATTTATCAATTCTGTTTTGCATATGGACATTTATTTTCCTAGACAAAAGGTTTACTAGCTGGTGGCTACACTGGTTTCATATTTTCCATTCTAGTTACTAAACAGGAGCACCTGTGTCCTCTGAGTAGTCTGGCTTGCTGAAGAGATCTacccaaagaaaacagacaggATTGCTTCTGACTTCAGATTTGTATTAAGCTACTTCAAACAAGTTATTTCAAGTTACCTAAATGTAGTTCATCTCCACAAAATATTACATACTCTTCAAGTAAAAACCTGAGTACTACCCAAGCAAGCAACAAAGTACTACCAAATTAGTCTACTTGTTGCTAGTTACCTTGACTTTCATGTCTGTCTTGCcctttcatgtttatttttattcaaagaTCAAAGAAGCAAACCTCTCCTGCTCCATCAGCTCTCAATACACATTCTTTTTGAATGAGTGAGCTGAATATACCACgttcatttcagtttatttcacAGGCAGAGAAAGGCAGCCAGAGATTAGTTTAGCGCCCCAGCGTCTGTTTTCTGATGGTTAAGCAATTGCTTCTACTGATTCCAACATTTAGCTCAAAGCAGTAAATTACTACATGATTGcttatttctcattcttttatGAAAACATGCCAGCATACATCGATTTCTTACACTAAACAGTACTAACGCCTATGTTTTCTATGCTCTATTAAtcattaaaaacacacacacacacacagggagCCATTTCCATCCCAGCTAAATTGTGAAGTGTCTTTAAACACTAtcagtttgaagaaaaaaagaaaccaatcAACTTTAAGGCTCAGCCTTGCAGGCAATCACCAAAACCAACCACGGCTTCTTTCCATCAATAAAAATACGGACTCATTGTTTTTGATGCCTGTAGCCTTGTGTGCAGAGCAAGAGACAGCTATATTTACAGTCTAATATCAATGTGATGCCTGTTTAAAGACATACAGCAATTCTCTACCTGCTACTAAAAAGCCACTGAGCTCTTAATCTACAATGTAGAAT
This DNA window, taken from Phalacrocorax carbo chromosome 15, bPhaCar2.1, whole genome shotgun sequence, encodes the following:
- the RANBP1 gene encoding ran-specific GTPase-activating protein, translating into MADTKETHEEHDTSTENADDSNHDPQFEPIVSLPEQEIKTLEEDEEELFKMRAKLFRFASENDLPEWKERGTGDVKLLKHKEKGTIRLLMRRDKTLKICANHYITPLMELKPNAGSDRAWVWNTHADFADESPKPELLAIRFLNAENAQKFKAKFEECRNEVDKRAKKAGTDKNDSADKVAEKLEELSVKEESKESEKKETKEKTEEKQ